One stretch of Alcaligenes aquatilis DNA includes these proteins:
- a CDS encoding HNH endonuclease signature motif containing protein, whose product MAISDNTVKLLWGRAAGICSNPGCREDLTVLLEGTRGFNVGEMAHVIASSPTGPRGVAGGGSDEYENLILLCPTCHRKIDKAPSGTYSTETLHLWKRSHEASIRSNGMAKIFQSSEELKKHITFLLAENHALWTTIGPQSSVAKTDPGSNMHEIWTLRKLDTIVPNNIEIVNTIGANFRLLSKAEIYLFFLFKNHAKAFEQHQYTRLDNYPLFPQEFEKAMQP is encoded by the coding sequence ATGGCAATTAGTGACAACACGGTGAAGCTGCTCTGGGGCCGTGCAGCCGGAATTTGCTCAAATCCTGGCTGTCGGGAAGATCTGACCGTCCTGCTCGAGGGTACTCGTGGCTTCAACGTTGGCGAGATGGCTCATGTTATTGCCAGTAGCCCCACTGGCCCACGAGGAGTGGCCGGCGGAGGAAGTGATGAGTATGAAAACCTAATTCTTCTGTGCCCAACGTGTCATCGTAAGATCGACAAAGCTCCGTCGGGAACCTACTCGACGGAAACGCTTCATTTATGGAAAAGATCTCATGAGGCTAGCATTCGTTCCAATGGCATGGCAAAAATTTTTCAGAGCTCTGAAGAATTAAAGAAACACATAACATTCCTACTTGCTGAAAACCATGCGCTGTGGACCACTATAGGGCCGCAATCCTCAGTGGCAAAAACAGATCCCGGATCAAACATGCATGAAATTTGGACGTTGCGAAAACTTGATACGATCGTCCCCAATAATATTGAAATCGTCAATACAATCGGCGCAAACTTTAGGCTACTCAGCAAAGCAGAAATATATCTATTTTTCTTATTTAAAAATCACGCTAAGGCCTTTGAGCAACACCAATACACTAGGTTAGACAATTACCCACTCTTCCCCCAAGAGTTTGAGAAAGCGATGCAACCATGA
- a CDS encoding ATP-binding protein produces MTATLAALQFSEAELLGRVSSVDTSQVAVDVSNSVLLTRIGIGNLIAIKGSTEREFLIAITERVTRILSDALPDQLPADGEDLPLTAVPTDAVRGALIGTFRTVDGEKKNTFKRGADSFPQIDRECYVIEGANLQRFMGILGADYPPNERLKLGAFVADRTAEAIASGDKFFQRHAAILGSTGSGKSYAVALILERAAQLKYPNILVFDMHGEYAPLSDESKGGFASRLRIAGPGDLAQPADDALFLPYWLLNRDEMLSMILDRSDQNAPNQASRFTSHVRTLKERTLKAEGKDDVAQTFTVDSPVPYEIKDLLDLLNIDNTTKGVGKNGPVKGEWEDKLTRFISRMEAKLEDRRYGFMFSPPPPAIAYDWLAGQIAKLLGSNGGKGIKIIDFSEVPSDVLPVVTGTLARLLYDVQFWMAGSDRTPVTLLCDEAHLYLPVRDDADAVQRQALGAFERIAKEGRKYGFSLLVVSQRPSDVSRTILSQCNNFLSLRLTNDADQGVIKRLMPDSLAGLTSVLPLLDTGEALMLGDAVLLPSRIKLDLPTIVPDSATRDFWKDWGTQAPNVAALTKAVESLRSQTRK; encoded by the coding sequence ATGACAGCCACACTCGCAGCACTACAATTTTCCGAAGCTGAGTTGCTTGGCCGAGTGTCTTCGGTCGATACAAGCCAAGTCGCCGTCGATGTATCTAACTCAGTGTTATTGACCAGAATAGGTATAGGTAACCTAATCGCAATTAAGGGTAGTACCGAGCGCGAATTCCTAATTGCAATTACAGAACGGGTCACACGCATCCTAAGCGATGCGCTACCTGACCAATTGCCTGCGGATGGCGAGGACTTACCACTAACCGCTGTACCTACCGATGCGGTAAGAGGCGCATTGATTGGGACTTTTCGCACCGTAGATGGGGAAAAGAAAAATACGTTCAAACGCGGCGCTGATAGTTTTCCACAGATTGATCGCGAGTGTTATGTCATAGAAGGTGCAAATCTTCAACGATTCATGGGCATACTTGGCGCCGACTACCCGCCGAACGAAAGACTAAAGCTGGGAGCTTTTGTTGCTGATAGAACCGCAGAGGCTATTGCCAGTGGCGATAAGTTTTTCCAAAGACATGCCGCGATTCTGGGAAGTACTGGTTCGGGAAAAAGTTATGCAGTGGCATTAATTCTCGAGCGGGCAGCCCAGCTCAAGTACCCTAATATCCTTGTGTTTGATATGCACGGAGAGTATGCACCGCTGTCGGATGAGAGTAAGGGCGGCTTTGCCAGCAGACTGCGCATTGCAGGCCCCGGGGACTTGGCTCAGCCAGCCGACGACGCATTGTTCCTTCCCTATTGGCTGTTGAATCGAGATGAGATGCTGTCAATGATTCTCGACCGTAGCGATCAAAATGCGCCCAATCAAGCTTCTAGATTCACGTCTCATGTACGCACTTTAAAAGAGCGAACGCTCAAAGCAGAAGGCAAAGATGACGTAGCGCAAACCTTTACTGTTGACTCTCCAGTTCCGTACGAGATAAAGGATCTACTGGATCTCTTAAACATAGACAATACCACCAAGGGCGTCGGCAAAAACGGACCTGTTAAAGGTGAATGGGAAGACAAACTGACGAGATTTATCTCTCGCATGGAAGCAAAATTGGAGGATCGACGGTATGGATTTATGTTCTCCCCGCCACCCCCTGCAATCGCCTACGATTGGCTCGCCGGACAGATTGCAAAATTGCTTGGTTCGAATGGAGGAAAGGGAATAAAAATAATCGACTTCTCAGAGGTGCCATCAGATGTCTTACCGGTAGTCACAGGAACTCTTGCTCGACTACTCTATGACGTGCAGTTCTGGATGGCCGGAAGTGATCGCACGCCGGTCACATTGCTTTGCGATGAGGCTCACCTCTACCTTCCGGTACGTGACGATGCTGATGCTGTTCAGCGTCAAGCCTTGGGGGCTTTCGAGCGTATTGCCAAAGAAGGCCGGAAGTACGGCTTTTCATTGTTAGTCGTTAGTCAGCGCCCATCAGACGTCAGTAGAACAATATTAAGTCAATGCAACAACTTTTTGTCTTTGAGATTAACCAACGATGCAGACCAGGGAGTAATTAAGCGCTTGATGCCCGATTCCTTAGCCGGCTTGACCAGCGTGCTCCCTTTACTGGATACAGGCGAAGCCTTGATGCTAGGCGACGCGGTTCTACTACCCTCTCGTATCAAACTGGACTTGCCCACCATAGTTCCTGATAGTGCAACCCGAGATTTTTGGAAGGATTGGGGAACACAAGCTCCAAATGTTGCAGCCCTGACTAAGGCTGTAGAGTCGCTACGTAGCCAAACGAGAAAATAA
- a CDS encoding SIR2 family protein → MELHSVKLRLQEHLSDGMVTVVGSGLSCAEGLPGMRELANYLLTNIGSNLKEDDSTAWKEIGRLILSKGLEAALLAMPPTPALETAISSATAELISERERSVISEVFSGKRTLRLTRLLSHLVKPPSGLTIVTTNYDRLVEIAAEEADLGADTMFTGRFAGQLNENESRMSFCRGITMKPRRAASLQFRHRAIVCKPHGSLDWYARNGRPVFYAGELTGVSRLIITPGHNKFRNGYESPFDHHRSKANEAIDRASRFLVLGYGFNDDHLETHLSPSIRAGKPTLMLTHSLSAVARDFAFKFPSVIALEHAQKSGVTGTNAVIEQQEFFFPNIAIWDVNSFVTEVLEP, encoded by the coding sequence ATGGAGCTTCATAGCGTCAAATTACGCCTTCAAGAGCACCTCAGCGATGGAATGGTTACGGTGGTTGGTTCCGGCCTCTCCTGCGCTGAGGGCCTTCCGGGGATGAGGGAACTAGCAAATTACTTGCTCACCAATATTGGTTCTAATTTAAAAGAAGATGATTCGACTGCGTGGAAAGAGATAGGGCGATTAATTTTGAGCAAAGGCTTGGAGGCGGCGCTCTTAGCGATGCCTCCAACACCTGCCCTCGAAACAGCCATTTCCTCTGCTACGGCAGAGCTAATATCTGAGCGTGAACGATCGGTTATATCTGAGGTATTTTCTGGAAAGCGGACACTGCGACTTACTCGACTGCTTTCGCACCTCGTTAAGCCGCCCTCTGGACTAACGATTGTCACTACAAATTATGACCGGTTAGTAGAAATCGCCGCAGAAGAGGCGGATCTTGGGGCTGATACGATGTTTACCGGACGCTTCGCCGGCCAGCTAAACGAAAATGAAAGCCGGATGAGCTTCTGTCGGGGAATCACTATGAAACCCCGGAGAGCGGCCTCTTTACAGTTCAGACACAGAGCTATCGTTTGCAAACCTCACGGAAGTCTTGACTGGTACGCAAGAAATGGGCGCCCGGTATTCTATGCCGGAGAATTAACTGGAGTCAGCCGCCTAATAATAACGCCAGGACACAATAAGTTTCGTAACGGCTACGAAAGCCCTTTTGATCACCATCGGTCCAAGGCAAACGAAGCAATTGACCGAGCAAGTCGATTCTTAGTCTTGGGGTACGGATTTAACGACGACCATTTAGAAACGCATTTGTCGCCCAGCATCAGGGCTGGCAAACCAACATTGATGCTGACGCATTCGTTATCTGCCGTGGCAAGAGATTTTGCATTCAAATTCCCGAGCGTTATTGCTCTTGAGCACGCCCAGAAATCTGGGGTCACCGGCACGAACGCCGTAATTGAACAGCAAGAGTTTTTCTTCCCAAATATTGCAATATGGGATGTTAATTCCTTTGTTACGGAGGTACTTGAACCATGA
- a CDS encoding antitoxin VbhA family protein, producing MAEMGSHETELTKTISGTERARRVAAVNYARASVGLEGFSLSAADEEHAQQFIDGDIDLEEFV from the coding sequence ATGGCTGAGATGGGTTCGCACGAAACGGAACTAACTAAAACGATATCCGGTACCGAACGCGCCCGACGTGTAGCGGCCGTGAATTACGCACGCGCATCAGTCGGCTTGGAGGGATTCTCGCTCAGTGCAGCAGATGAAGAACATGCTCAACAGTTTATCGACGGGGACATTGACCTCGAAGAATTTGTGTAA
- a CDS encoding AI-2E family transporter, with the protein MQPVLPAFLIARWLLLLLLAAGVYFLKGFLVPVLAALIIGLAGWPLYKRLVVRCNGRHALAATLALLVVIVVLVVPLSLALSFAIQEASSFITWALAANRYGTPTPEWIKAMPLVGERLTDYWQLYLGEPHALGELVEMVSGQHLGNIYRMVLSATGNVFHLLLTVLFMLITLFFIFKDGDRLLVQLDIVGERILPGRWQRFSRVVPATVNSTVTGMGLIALGEGVVLGIAYWIAGVPSPVLLGVITGFMALIPGGAPLSFTMVSLYLIGSGHLVAGVSLFLWGAIELFIVDKTLRPRLVGGPVKLPFLPTFFGLVGGVQTMGIVGLFIGPVLMALLVAIWREWIRNGQAVAGD; encoded by the coding sequence ATGCAACCCGTCTTACCCGCATTTTTAATTGCCCGCTGGCTATTACTGCTTTTGCTGGCCGCAGGCGTTTACTTCTTGAAGGGATTTCTGGTCCCTGTTCTGGCTGCGCTGATCATAGGACTGGCCGGCTGGCCCCTTTATAAACGACTGGTCGTACGCTGCAATGGCCGCCATGCCCTGGCGGCCACACTGGCACTGCTTGTCGTGATCGTGGTGCTGGTGGTGCCTTTATCACTAGCCCTGTCCTTTGCCATTCAGGAAGCCAGCAGTTTCATCACCTGGGCGCTAGCCGCCAACCGATACGGCACACCCACCCCGGAGTGGATTAAGGCCATGCCCTTAGTGGGCGAACGCCTGACAGACTATTGGCAGCTTTATCTGGGTGAACCCCACGCGCTGGGCGAGCTGGTCGAGATGGTCAGCGGCCAGCATCTGGGCAATATCTACCGTATGGTCTTGTCTGCCACCGGCAACGTGTTTCACCTGCTGCTGACCGTGCTGTTCATGCTGATCACGCTGTTTTTCATCTTCAAGGATGGCGACCGCTTGCTGGTGCAATTGGACATTGTGGGCGAGCGAATCTTGCCAGGCCGCTGGCAGCGATTCTCCCGTGTCGTGCCGGCTACGGTTAACTCCACCGTCACCGGGATGGGCCTGATCGCCTTGGGCGAGGGCGTTGTTCTGGGGATTGCCTATTGGATTGCAGGTGTTCCATCGCCCGTCCTGCTGGGTGTGATTACCGGCTTCATGGCGCTGATCCCAGGTGGTGCCCCTCTGTCATTCACCATGGTGTCTTTGTATTTGATAGGCTCTGGTCACCTGGTTGCAGGCGTCAGCCTATTCCTGTGGGGCGCGATCGAGCTGTTCATCGTTGATAAAACCCTCCGACCACGACTGGTCGGCGGCCCGGTAAAACTGCCATTCCTTCCAACCTTCTTTGGCTTGGTGGGCGGCGTGCAAACAATGGGTATCGTAGGCTTGTTCATCGGCCCGGTCCTGATGGCCTTGCTGGTCGCCATCTGGCGCGAGTGGATTCGTAATGGACAGGCAGTAGCAGGGGACTAG
- a CDS encoding cupin domain-containing protein, with the protein MEKPSWIVSPDDVLPYSPANHTGTVNRRLISQANVGAKHVEVLLGVIEKNQGALPHAHPGIEQVCYLLSGTADVEVDGECGQMKAGECCYLPPDKKHVFTVTSDEPARLLVIYSPPYEEHPDRVIR; encoded by the coding sequence ATGGAAAAACCATCTTGGATTGTTAGCCCGGACGATGTGCTGCCCTACTCGCCGGCCAACCACACGGGCACGGTGAATCGTCGTTTGATCAGCCAGGCCAATGTAGGTGCCAAGCATGTAGAAGTGCTGTTGGGTGTCATTGAAAAAAATCAGGGCGCCCTACCCCACGCGCACCCTGGTATTGAGCAGGTCTGCTATCTGCTCAGCGGTACGGCCGATGTGGAAGTTGATGGTGAGTGCGGCCAAATGAAAGCAGGCGAGTGCTGCTACCTGCCCCCCGACAAAAAGCATGTCTTTACCGTTACCAGTGACGAGCCTGCCCGACTGCTGGTGATTTACTCCCCCCCTTACGAAGAGCATCCCGACCGGGTCATTCGCTGA
- a CDS encoding Bug family tripartite tricarboxylate transporter substrate binding protein yields the protein MTFKKKNRLLSLPARLKTILAGSAAMLLLTGNALAQYPDRPITLIVPFPAGSGTDAVGRIFAEEIGKRVGQTIIVENRPGANATIAANYVKRAAPDGYTLFVTTNTSHSAAPWLMKNVPYDPVKDFTPIARGGNLPFILVTNPDRPYSTVEQMLQYAKDNPGQITYASGNSTGIVAGGTLDFQTGMKALHVPYKGTPQALTDLVAGQVDFMFTDVTSGLPFINSGRLKALAVSTAKRSALLPDLPAMEEVGLSDFDITSWNGFFGPAGMDPERVQLLNRSINEVIQDDAVRQRLAQLGFDAFSGPPEEFAQFVQEQYTLWGKLITDAKLGPQ from the coding sequence ATGACTTTCAAGAAAAAAAACCGTTTGCTATCCCTACCCGCACGCCTCAAGACTATTCTGGCCGGCAGTGCGGCCATGCTGCTGCTAACCGGCAATGCCTTGGCTCAATACCCTGATCGCCCCATTACTCTGATCGTGCCCTTTCCGGCCGGCTCCGGCACCGATGCCGTAGGCCGAATTTTTGCAGAAGAGATTGGCAAACGGGTCGGGCAAACCATCATTGTGGAAAACCGCCCCGGTGCCAATGCCACCATTGCGGCCAACTATGTCAAACGTGCCGCCCCCGATGGCTACACCTTGTTTGTCACCACCAATACCTCGCATTCAGCCGCACCGTGGTTAATGAAGAACGTCCCCTACGACCCGGTAAAGGACTTCACCCCGATTGCTCGTGGCGGCAACCTGCCATTCATTCTGGTCACCAATCCTGATCGGCCTTACAGCACGGTCGAACAAATGCTGCAGTATGCCAAGGACAACCCCGGCCAAATTACCTACGCCTCGGGCAATAGCACCGGTATCGTGGCCGGTGGCACTTTGGATTTCCAGACAGGCATGAAGGCCTTGCACGTTCCCTATAAAGGCACACCTCAAGCATTAACCGATCTGGTGGCCGGTCAGGTGGATTTCATGTTTACCGATGTCACCTCCGGGCTACCTTTTATCAATAGCGGCCGTCTCAAGGCCCTGGCCGTCTCCACGGCCAAGCGCAGCGCCTTGCTGCCTGACCTGCCTGCGATGGAGGAGGTTGGTTTGTCGGACTTTGATATCACCTCCTGGAATGGTTTTTTCGGTCCGGCAGGCATGGACCCGGAACGAGTTCAATTGCTCAACCGCAGCATTAATGAGGTCATTCAGGACGACGCCGTACGCCAACGACTGGCTCAGTTGGGGTTCGATGCCTTCAGTGGCCCGCCTGAAGAGTTTGCACAATTTGTTCAAGAGCAATACACGCTGTGGGGCAAATTAATTACCGACGCCAAACTTGGCCCTCAATAG
- a CDS encoding CaiB/BaiF CoA transferase family protein translates to MTEHKKDNVGPLSGIRILDLSSVVMGPFATQILADLGADVIKVESPSGDTMRAVGPMRNAAMGALFLHLNRNKRSVVLDLKTPAGQEACLQLIQESDVLLYNLRPAAMARLGLDYERVAAANPAIVYVGAYGFGEDGPYAGRPAYDDLIQGMTGLGHLYQQQSGDVPRYTPLTLCDRTVGLHVAVAVLAGVIEARQSGQGQAIEIPMFEAMAHFVLGDHLGGHSFKPALGSTGYARLLAKERKPYQTSDGFLVLLIYNDKHWTNFFSLIGQPELQQDPRFSSHSARAMHIGEVYDFVASQIKQKDTAYWLHALRQVDIPAAPLYSIEQLIDDEHLQAVNHLQHMDHPTEGPICTPSPLGKYSRTPLSIRRHAPSLGEHTAQVLAELGYSEQDIQAMLASVHPSSREQIV, encoded by the coding sequence ATGACAGAACACAAGAAGGACAATGTAGGGCCATTAAGCGGTATCCGCATTCTGGATCTCAGCTCGGTAGTGATGGGGCCCTTTGCCACCCAGATCCTGGCGGATCTGGGGGCCGACGTGATCAAGGTGGAGTCCCCCAGCGGGGACACCATGCGGGCCGTCGGCCCGATGCGCAACGCGGCGATGGGGGCCTTGTTTCTGCACCTGAACCGCAATAAACGATCTGTGGTGCTGGATTTAAAAACCCCAGCTGGTCAAGAAGCCTGCCTGCAACTGATCCAGGAATCGGATGTGCTGCTCTACAATCTACGCCCGGCCGCCATGGCACGTCTGGGCCTGGATTACGAGCGCGTTGCCGCTGCCAACCCAGCCATTGTGTATGTCGGCGCCTACGGCTTCGGGGAAGATGGCCCCTACGCGGGGCGCCCCGCCTACGATGACTTGATCCAGGGCATGACGGGACTAGGCCATCTCTATCAGCAACAATCTGGTGATGTCCCCCGCTACACGCCTTTGACATTATGCGACCGCACCGTGGGTCTGCATGTGGCCGTAGCGGTGCTGGCTGGTGTCATTGAGGCTCGCCAAAGTGGCCAAGGCCAGGCCATTGAAATCCCCATGTTCGAGGCAATGGCGCATTTTGTATTGGGTGACCACTTGGGCGGCCATTCTTTTAAGCCAGCACTAGGTTCCACCGGCTATGCCCGTCTGCTGGCCAAAGAGCGCAAGCCCTATCAAACCAGTGACGGCTTTCTGGTGCTGTTGATCTATAACGACAAGCATTGGACCAACTTTTTTTCCCTGATCGGCCAACCCGAACTGCAACAGGACCCACGTTTCAGCTCGCACTCGGCCCGTGCCATGCATATTGGCGAGGTCTATGATTTTGTGGCCTCGCAGATCAAGCAAAAGGACACGGCGTATTGGCTCCATGCCTTGCGCCAGGTCGACATCCCCGCTGCCCCCTTGTACTCCATCGAACAACTGATCGATGACGAGCATCTACAAGCGGTCAACCATCTACAGCATATGGATCACCCGACCGAGGGGCCTATCTGCACCCCCTCTCCCTTGGGCAAGTATTCGCGCACCCCGCTCAGCATTCGACGCCATGCGCCCAGTCTGGGTGAACACACCGCCCAGGTTCTGGCAGAGCTGGGCTACAGCGAACAAGACATACAAGCCATGCTTGCCAGCGTTCACCCCTCATCCCGAGAACAGATCGTATGA
- a CDS encoding acyl-CoA dehydrogenase family protein, protein MNIELSEDQRALVQAIEAVCQQFDDEYWLARDQDGVYPHDFHQALADGGWLGIAMPEQYGGAGLGMMEAALMMHTISRTGAGFSGASAVHMNIFGLNPVVVFGNDEQRARFLPPLIQGKDKACFGVTEPNSGLDTSKLETRAVLQGDHYQVHGRKIWISTAQVANKILLLARTTPLSEVKKPTDGLSLFYTDLDRSTIEVRHIDKMGRNAVDSNMLFIDGLRIPVEDRIGEEGKGFGYLLHGLNPERILIASEAIGLGRAALEKATLYAKERHVFGRPIGQNQGIQHPLAQAWMQLEAADLVTLKAAALYDAGKPCGEYANAAKYLAAEAGFQSCQTAIQTLGGMGYAKEYHVERYLRESFIPRLAPVSPQLIMCYIAEKVLGLPKSY, encoded by the coding sequence ATGAATATCGAATTAAGCGAAGATCAACGCGCCTTGGTCCAGGCCATTGAGGCCGTTTGCCAGCAGTTTGATGACGAATACTGGCTGGCCCGCGACCAGGACGGCGTCTACCCCCATGACTTTCATCAAGCCCTGGCAGACGGGGGGTGGTTGGGCATTGCCATGCCAGAGCAATACGGCGGGGCAGGCTTGGGCATGATGGAAGCGGCCTTGATGATGCACACCATCTCCCGTACAGGCGCCGGGTTCTCGGGGGCCTCTGCCGTGCATATGAATATCTTTGGCCTGAATCCGGTCGTGGTGTTTGGTAACGACGAGCAACGCGCCCGCTTTCTGCCGCCCTTAATACAAGGCAAGGACAAAGCTTGCTTTGGCGTCACCGAACCCAACTCCGGACTGGATACCAGCAAGCTGGAAACCCGTGCCGTTTTGCAGGGTGATCACTATCAGGTCCATGGGCGCAAAATCTGGATTTCCACGGCACAAGTGGCCAACAAAATCCTGCTACTGGCCCGCACGACCCCACTATCAGAAGTCAAAAAACCAACGGATGGCTTATCGCTGTTCTATACAGACCTGGATCGCAGCACTATTGAAGTGCGTCATATCGACAAGATGGGGCGCAATGCAGTGGACTCCAACATGCTGTTTATCGACGGGCTGCGCATCCCTGTCGAGGACCGCATCGGCGAGGAAGGCAAAGGCTTTGGCTATTTGTTGCACGGGCTCAATCCTGAACGGATTCTGATCGCCTCCGAGGCCATTGGCTTGGGTAGAGCCGCTCTGGAAAAAGCCACCCTCTATGCCAAAGAACGGCACGTGTTTGGGCGGCCAATCGGACAGAACCAAGGCATACAACACCCGCTGGCTCAAGCCTGGATGCAACTGGAAGCCGCCGATCTGGTCACTTTGAAGGCGGCGGCTTTGTATGATGCAGGCAAGCCTTGCGGGGAGTACGCCAACGCTGCCAAATACCTGGCTGCCGAAGCCGGTTTCCAGTCCTGTCAGACTGCAATTCAAACCCTGGGAGGCATGGGGTATGCCAAGGAATACCATGTAGAACGCTATCTGCGTGAAAGCTTTATTCCACGACTGGCTCCCGTCAGCCCGCAGTTAATCATGTGCTATATCGCGGAAAAAGTGCTGGGACTGCCCAAGTCCTATTGA
- a CDS encoding IclR family transcriptional regulator, whose protein sequence is MSAKPAESNVKTALRVIEIIELFARETRPLALSEMARLLDAPVSSCLALLRTLSRQGYIYETGRRQGYYPTGRLLAMAQRISQADPILEKVRPSLEELRDTTQETVVFGKLDLDKKVVYVEVISSPHPIRYVAVAGTQRHVHANSIGKALLSQMTPQERSQLLGDGPLEAFTSKTLTSLDSLNADLETAAQRGWYGNMGESMSDVGGIAWPIRISGGVYAISIAGPVYRIEQNLQSYAERLRVACRFIEEA, encoded by the coding sequence ATGAGCGCCAAACCTGCCGAGAGCAATGTCAAAACGGCGTTGCGCGTCATTGAGATCATCGAGCTGTTTGCACGCGAGACGCGGCCATTAGCGCTTTCTGAAATGGCTCGCTTGCTGGATGCGCCTGTGTCCAGTTGCCTGGCTTTGCTGCGTACCTTGTCTCGGCAGGGCTATATCTACGAGACGGGACGTCGGCAAGGTTATTACCCGACGGGCCGTTTGCTGGCGATGGCCCAGCGCATTTCTCAAGCAGACCCGATACTGGAAAAAGTCCGCCCCAGCCTGGAAGAATTGCGCGACACCACGCAGGAAACCGTGGTGTTCGGCAAGCTGGATTTGGATAAGAAAGTGGTCTATGTGGAGGTAATTTCTTCCCCGCACCCCATTCGCTATGTGGCGGTGGCTGGCACCCAGCGCCACGTGCATGCCAACTCCATTGGTAAAGCCTTGCTGTCCCAGATGACACCGCAAGAGCGTTCCCAGCTTTTGGGTGATGGGCCTTTGGAAGCCTTTACCAGCAAGACCTTGACCAGCCTGGACAGTTTGAATGCTGACCTGGAGACTGCCGCGCAGCGCGGCTGGTACGGCAATATGGGTGAGTCCATGTCCGATGTGGGCGGTATTGCCTGGCCGATACGGATCTCGGGCGGGGTGTATGCCATTTCGATTGCAGGTCCTGTTTATCGTATTGAACAGAACCTGCAAAGTTACGCGGAGCGCCTGCGTGTAGCCTGCCGTTTTATTGAAGAGGCCTAG
- the nadE gene encoding ammonia-dependent NAD(+) synthetase: MTDDQRALQASIRVELDVKDHFDVQQEIEHRVRFLSDYLLRTGCRSLVLGISGGVDSLTTGCLAQRAVEQARAQGHSAQFIAVRLPYGEQADEKDAQDGLKVINPDQILVVNVKPASDAMMDQLLASGLTFRDAAQQDFLMGNIKARQRMVAQYAIAGANGGLVVGTDHAAEALMGFFTKFGDGAADITPLAGLNKRRVRALATAMGASDALVFKVPTADLESLTPLKPDEDAFGVSYDQIDDFLEGKVIEDEAAQIIIKTFRASAHKRALPVAP, encoded by the coding sequence ATGACTGATGATCAACGCGCTTTGCAAGCCAGTATCCGTGTGGAATTGGACGTAAAGGATCATTTTGATGTTCAGCAAGAAATCGAACATCGCGTCCGCTTTTTAAGTGATTATCTGTTGCGTACTGGTTGCCGCAGCCTGGTTCTGGGGATTAGTGGTGGTGTGGACTCCCTGACAACCGGGTGTCTTGCGCAGCGAGCCGTCGAGCAGGCACGCGCGCAAGGTCATTCGGCGCAATTTATCGCGGTGCGTTTGCCTTATGGTGAACAGGCTGATGAGAAAGACGCCCAAGATGGCCTGAAGGTCATCAATCCTGACCAGATTTTGGTTGTTAACGTCAAGCCCGCCTCTGATGCCATGATGGACCAACTGCTGGCCAGCGGCCTGACGTTCCGCGACGCGGCGCAACAGGACTTCCTGATGGGCAACATCAAAGCTCGTCAGCGTATGGTGGCGCAGTATGCGATTGCAGGGGCGAATGGGGGCTTGGTGGTTGGCACCGACCACGCTGCTGAAGCCTTGATGGGTTTTTTCACCAAGTTCGGTGATGGCGCGGCTGATATTACCCCCTTGGCGGGCTTGAATAAACGACGCGTGCGCGCCCTGGCGACTGCAATGGGCGCATCCGACGCCCTGGTGTTCAAAGTTCCCACCGCTGATCTGGAAAGCCTGACTCCTTTGAAGCCTGACGAAGACGCTTTTGGTGTCAGCTACGATCAGATTGATGATTTCCTGGAGGGCAAGGTCATTGAGGATGAAGCCGCGCAGATCATCATCAAGACTTTCCGTGCTTCGGCCCATAAACGTGCGTTGCCGGTGGCGCCCTGA